In Kangiella koreensis DSM 16069, a single window of DNA contains:
- a CDS encoding SDR family oxidoreductase has translation MSQQKVAIVTGGAIRVGRAISLELAKQGYAIALHYNHSADKAQKTANEIKALGGSVKLIQADLSNPDTCAEIISQASELGDLTVLINSAAIFPEQDTMADDLSHWEQVMNLNLRAPLLLSQAFAASKPQQAHIINILDARINHPAGDHIVYRLSKAGLWHLTESLARELAPDIQVNGLALGAILPPQGADEDHFTRMAEQIPLKRTGNPQAIADGVSFLLKQSFITGTVMPVDGGEFL, from the coding sequence ATGAGTCAGCAGAAAGTTGCAATCGTTACAGGCGGTGCCATTCGAGTAGGGCGAGCTATTTCACTAGAGCTGGCTAAGCAGGGTTATGCCATTGCGCTTCACTATAATCATTCGGCAGATAAAGCCCAGAAAACGGCTAACGAAATAAAAGCTTTGGGTGGTTCGGTGAAACTGATTCAGGCTGATCTGTCCAATCCTGACACTTGTGCAGAGATTATTAGCCAAGCTTCAGAATTGGGTGATTTAACCGTTTTAATTAACAGCGCTGCGATTTTCCCTGAGCAGGATACTATGGCCGATGACTTGTCTCACTGGGAGCAGGTGATGAATCTTAACTTGCGTGCACCACTGTTATTAAGCCAGGCCTTTGCGGCAAGCAAACCTCAGCAGGCCCATATTATCAATATTCTCGATGCTCGTATTAATCATCCCGCCGGTGACCATATCGTTTATCGCCTGTCGAAAGCTGGACTCTGGCATTTGACTGAGTCGTTGGCGCGAGAATTGGCACCAGACATTCAAGTGAATGGGTTAGCGCTAGGTGCTATATTGCCTCCGCAGGGAGCCGATGAGGACCATTTCACGCGGATGGCCGAGCAGATTCCGCTCAAGCGAACCGGCAACCCCCAGGCAATTGCAGACGGTGTTTCGTTTTTACTCAAACAATCATTTATCACTGGGACAGTTATGCCAGTTGATGGTGGTGAATTCCTCTAA
- the folK gene encoding 2-amino-4-hydroxy-6-hydroxymethyldihydropteridine diphosphokinase: MATIFISIGSNQDAARQIRFGMQRLDEMFSHLKLSKVYESEAVGFEGDNFLNLVAKAETQMTIAQVEQVFKAIEKEAGRRRDGEKFSDRALDIDLLSYDEVVCEQPIRLPRGEILYHAFVLQPLAEIEPERKHPIEQRSYQKLWQAFDKKEQQKLWPIQFDWQQKQR, from the coding sequence ATGGCCACCATTTTTATCAGTATCGGCAGTAATCAAGATGCGGCAAGGCAGATACGTTTTGGCATGCAGCGCCTTGATGAAATGTTTAGCCATTTAAAACTGTCGAAAGTCTATGAAAGTGAAGCGGTAGGTTTTGAGGGCGATAATTTTTTAAATCTGGTTGCTAAAGCCGAAACTCAAATGACCATTGCGCAGGTCGAGCAGGTCTTTAAAGCTATTGAGAAAGAAGCGGGACGACGCAGAGACGGAGAAAAGTTTAGCGACCGTGCCCTGGATATCGATTTATTATCATATGACGAGGTGGTTTGCGAACAGCCGATTCGTTTACCGCGTGGCGAGATTCTATATCACGCATTTGTGTTGCAACCCTTGGCTGAGATCGAGCCCGAACGCAAGCATCCTATCGAACAACGAAGCTACCAAAAATTATGGCAGGCTTTTGATAAGAAAGAACAACAAAAGTTGTGGCCAATTCAGTTCGATTGGCAACAGAAACAAAGGTAA
- the folB gene encoding dihydroneopterin aldolase encodes MDIVFIEDLKVDTVIGIYDWERQIRQTISIDLEMAHDIQPAAQEDTIDKCLDYKSVAKRIIAFVEESEFQLVETLAERIAEIVRNEFNVPWLKLKLSKPGAVRGSKNVGVIIERGNR; translated from the coding sequence GTGGACATCGTTTTTATTGAAGACTTAAAAGTAGATACAGTCATTGGCATTTATGACTGGGAGCGACAAATTCGTCAAACCATCAGCATTGATCTGGAAATGGCGCACGATATTCAGCCTGCGGCACAGGAAGATACGATTGATAAGTGTCTTGATTATAAGTCTGTCGCCAAGCGAATAATTGCATTTGTCGAAGAGTCAGAATTCCAGTTGGTGGAAACGCTGGCTGAGCGTATTGCTGAGATTGTACGCAACGAATTTAATGTGCCTTGGCTGAAACTAAAGTTAAGCAAACCCGGCGCAGTTCGTGGCTCAAAGAATGTGGGCGTCATCATAGAGCGCGGCAATAGATAA
- the plsY gene encoding glycerol-3-phosphate 1-O-acyltransferase PlsY — MEWQLAGLWVLAYLTGSISSAVIVCRIMRLPDPREFGSHNPGATNVLRLGGKKAAAFTLVGDMLKAIIPILIGYALELHTRNLGWVGFMAFIGHLYPIYFRFRGGKGMATYFGALVALSPLLLAYCVITWLVTAFFTRYASLASILSSFAVAAFGFYLDHRYFFPLFAMFLFITVRHHRNIRNLWNGIERKITDKK, encoded by the coding sequence ATGGAATGGCAGCTTGCTGGGCTTTGGGTGCTTGCCTACTTAACCGGCTCGATTTCGAGTGCGGTGATTGTTTGTCGCATTATGAGATTGCCAGATCCTAGAGAATTCGGCTCACACAACCCTGGTGCAACCAATGTTTTGCGGTTGGGAGGTAAGAAAGCCGCTGCTTTCACTTTGGTTGGTGACATGCTCAAGGCCATCATCCCAATCCTGATTGGTTATGCTCTCGAATTACACACCCGAAACCTTGGCTGGGTTGGCTTCATGGCATTTATCGGTCACCTTTACCCGATCTATTTTCGCTTTCGTGGTGGTAAAGGCATGGCCACCTATTTCGGTGCCTTGGTAGCCTTATCACCCTTATTATTGGCTTACTGTGTTATCACCTGGCTGGTCACTGCATTTTTTACTCGCTATGCGTCGCTTGCATCCATACTATCCAGTTTTGCAGTTGCCGCCTTTGGCTTTTATCTGGATCATAGGTATTTTTTCCCGCTGTTTGCCATGTTCCTGTTCATAACCGTCAGACATCACCGTAACATTCGCAACCTATGGAATGGCATCGAGCGTAAAATTACTGATAAAAAATAA
- a CDS encoding multidrug effflux MFS transporter produces MSQTRISQLLPLLASMVAITPLAIDMYLPAMPIIAKELGTSSSAIQVSLSLYLAGYALGMMMFGPIADRIGRRKVALVGLLGFIATSLLLAFSESINQFLSLRFLQAAFGSGATVVVPGIIRDLYKEHTAKGLSYVSLIMMVAPMIAPGIGSVILELSVWRTIFLSLAGYAILILLLVLWKLPHGLPLRSDRNWLHEFASNYKLVFSHPASRLNIISSMMGSFGFFCYITTISFVYIEYFGVTEGKFSILFGANVVALMMTNIINTRTVERAGSARMLMIGTITANIFALCLVLVTVFGWPLYWTVGALFPLIGSLALITVNSDGLILNQFPQQTGTATAVIGTLRFGSGALAGPALGLLFDGTPLNFAILMFTSVLIVLIVQLIRHRLQLT; encoded by the coding sequence ATGAGCCAAACACGCATATCTCAATTGCTTCCCCTGCTCGCCTCGATGGTGGCGATTACGCCATTGGCCATTGATATGTATCTGCCGGCAATGCCCATCATCGCTAAAGAATTAGGTACATCATCGAGTGCAATTCAGGTGTCCTTGAGTTTATATCTGGCGGGGTATGCCTTGGGAATGATGATGTTTGGGCCCATCGCGGATCGGATTGGTCGGCGTAAAGTAGCTTTAGTGGGCTTGCTTGGCTTTATCGCAACTTCATTATTGCTCGCGTTTTCTGAGTCAATAAATCAGTTCCTCAGTCTTCGCTTTCTTCAAGCAGCCTTTGGTAGCGGTGCGACCGTAGTTGTGCCCGGTATTATCCGTGACCTCTATAAAGAACACACAGCCAAAGGCTTATCCTACGTCAGCTTGATTATGATGGTTGCGCCGATGATTGCGCCCGGGATTGGCAGCGTCATATTGGAGCTGTCGGTATGGCGAACGATATTCCTGAGCCTAGCCGGCTATGCGATTCTGATTCTGCTGCTAGTGCTATGGAAACTACCGCATGGGTTACCTTTGCGCTCCGACCGTAACTGGTTGCATGAATTTGCCAGCAACTACAAACTCGTATTTAGCCACCCAGCCTCCAGGCTCAATATCATCAGCTCGATGATGGGTTCCTTTGGCTTTTTCTGCTATATCACCACCATATCATTCGTTTATATCGAGTATTTTGGCGTCACCGAAGGTAAGTTCAGTATTTTGTTCGGTGCTAATGTTGTGGCATTAATGATGACCAACATTATCAACACCCGCACGGTTGAACGCGCTGGTTCTGCAAGAATGCTGATGATTGGAACTATAACGGCCAATATCTTTGCTTTATGCCTGGTTCTGGTCACTGTTTTTGGCTGGCCATTGTATTGGACTGTTGGTGCTTTATTCCCTCTGATTGGCTCGCTGGCATTGATAACTGTCAACTCAGATGGGCTGATTCTGAACCAGTTTCCCCAACAAACCGGCACCGCAACCGCAGTAATTGGCACCTTACGCTTCGGCAGCGGCGCCCTTGCGGGGCCGGCTTTAGGCCTATTATTCGATGGTACACCGCTTAATTTCGCTATTTTAATGTTCACATCGGTTCTGATTGTACTAATAGTGCAACTGATAAGACACCGTCTACAACTAACCTAA
- a CDS encoding S41 family peptidase, protein MKIFSKKAMSLLIALPLFAAITSFSAAAVSQTDAEKWSQDIDAYWRTLEEKHIDLYHQLTYKDFEREINSIKSQLPSLSHEEIVIELMRLTHKVGDGHTTIPLWDQKYQKFPLELKVINNEVLVTGSSNEYANLIGNELVAINGTPIKRIYELFAEVVPFAENDYSTPIRVAQYMMTAELLRGFDIINDEKDVEFTFKNLEQNFKYHLSASQNTQITQRINFKQKLPFKPYGGVDDDLWYGAADKGKTVYVNFEKYSSMTKMDEMSAELLRFVNHYKTENIIIDLRGNEGGDFFIGLKLAQVLVLANSINWKSGVYVMIDNETYSAAMSNASQYAQLLNATLVGQPTGSKPTGYQDMWQFSLPNSGLIVTYSKRMYRFKDGDKEAIFPDVAIELTAEDYMRANDKSLQWVIKDINTRKTHTLVQK, encoded by the coding sequence ATGAAGATTTTCAGCAAAAAAGCAATGTCACTACTTATAGCCCTACCCTTATTTGCGGCTATTACTTCTTTCTCTGCAGCTGCGGTTAGTCAGACAGATGCCGAGAAATGGAGCCAGGACATTGATGCCTACTGGAGAACTCTTGAAGAAAAGCATATCGACCTGTATCACCAGCTGACTTATAAAGATTTCGAACGTGAAATCAACTCTATCAAAAGCCAACTTCCCTCGTTATCTCATGAAGAGATCGTTATTGAGCTGATGCGTCTGACCCACAAAGTCGGCGACGGCCACACCACTATTCCTTTATGGGATCAGAAGTACCAAAAATTCCCGCTGGAACTCAAAGTCATCAACAATGAAGTTCTGGTAACAGGCTCATCCAATGAGTACGCTAATTTAATCGGCAACGAGTTGGTTGCTATTAATGGCACTCCCATTAAACGCATTTATGAACTCTTTGCTGAAGTAGTCCCGTTTGCAGAAAACGACTATTCCACACCCATCCGTGTTGCCCAATATATGATGACTGCCGAGCTATTACGTGGCTTTGATATCATCAATGATGAAAAAGATGTTGAGTTCACCTTTAAAAACCTTGAACAAAATTTCAAGTATCACCTATCGGCCAGCCAAAATACGCAAATCACTCAGCGCATAAACTTCAAACAAAAGTTGCCGTTCAAACCTTATGGTGGTGTTGATGATGATCTTTGGTACGGTGCTGCCGACAAAGGTAAAACGGTTTACGTCAACTTCGAGAAATACAGCTCGATGACTAAAATGGATGAGATGTCAGCCGAACTATTACGCTTCGTCAATCACTACAAAACCGAAAACATCATTATTGATTTACGCGGTAATGAAGGTGGCGACTTCTTTATAGGACTTAAGCTAGCACAGGTGTTAGTACTCGCTAACAGCATTAACTGGAAGTCAGGCGTTTACGTCATGATCGATAATGAAACCTACTCAGCGGCTATGTCGAACGCTTCCCAGTATGCGCAACTGTTGAATGCAACCCTGGTTGGTCAGCCTACCGGTTCAAAGCCTACTGGCTATCAGGACATGTGGCAGTTCAGCTTGCCAAACTCAGGCCTCATCGTGACTTATTCGAAAAGAATGTACCGCTTTAAAGACGGAGACAAGGAAGCAATCTTCCCTGATGTTGCGATTGAACTGACTGCTGAAGATTATATGCGTGCCAATGATAAGAGCTTGCAATGGGTGATTAAAGATATCAACACTCGTAAAACTCATACACTTGTTCAGAAATAG
- the tsaD gene encoding tRNA (adenosine(37)-N6)-threonylcarbamoyltransferase complex transferase subunit TsaD, translating into MKILGIETSCDETGIAIYDSERGIIADALYSQVKLHAEYGGVVPELASRDHVRKTIPLIKKVMAEAGCTQHDIDAIAYTKGPGLIGALFVGVGIGRSLAYAWDVPAIGIHHMEGHLLAPMLEDEKPDFPFVALLVSGGHTLLVDVQALGQYTILGESIDDAAGEAFDKTAKIMGLGYPGGPALAKLAEKGRPGIYKLPRPMTDRPGLDFSFSGLKTAVANLYRGSDKSEQDMADIAYAFQEAVVDTIYIKCRRALEQTNHKYLVVSGGVSANIALRQKLSDLLESKGGKAYYPRPQFCTDNGAMIAYAGYCRYQAILNQQGQFEEPVIRAQPRWPIADLS; encoded by the coding sequence ATGAAAATACTGGGTATTGAAACTTCTTGCGATGAAACCGGCATTGCTATTTATGATAGCGAGCGGGGCATTATTGCGGATGCGTTATACAGTCAGGTCAAGTTACATGCCGAGTATGGTGGTGTGGTGCCGGAATTGGCTTCGCGCGACCATGTACGTAAAACGATCCCATTGATTAAAAAGGTCATGGCTGAAGCGGGCTGTACTCAGCATGATATTGACGCGATTGCCTATACCAAAGGTCCTGGCTTGATTGGTGCGCTATTTGTCGGTGTCGGCATTGGCCGCAGTTTAGCTTATGCATGGGATGTTCCGGCGATTGGTATTCATCACATGGAAGGGCATTTATTGGCGCCGATGCTGGAAGATGAGAAACCTGACTTCCCCTTTGTCGCCTTGCTGGTGTCAGGTGGGCATACCTTATTAGTGGATGTGCAAGCCTTGGGCCAATACACCATCTTAGGTGAGTCGATCGATGATGCAGCGGGCGAAGCGTTTGATAAAACCGCCAAGATTATGGGCTTAGGTTATCCTGGCGGCCCTGCGCTGGCGAAGCTTGCGGAAAAGGGGCGCCCTGGCATTTATAAACTGCCCCGTCCTATGACTGACCGGCCCGGACTGGACTTCAGCTTCAGTGGCTTAAAAACGGCGGTGGCCAACCTCTATCGTGGTTCTGATAAGTCGGAACAGGATATGGCCGATATTGCGTATGCCTTTCAGGAAGCAGTAGTTGATACCATTTATATTAAGTGTCGACGAGCTCTGGAGCAAACTAACCACAAGTATCTGGTTGTTTCGGGCGGAGTGAGTGCTAACATTGCTTTGCGCCAAAAGCTTTCCGATTTGCTGGAAAGCAAAGGCGGCAAGGCCTATTACCCTCGTCCACAGTTCTGTACCGACAATGGTGCCATGATTGCTTATGCCGGGTATTGTCGTTATCAGGCGATCCTCAACCAGCAGGGACAATTCGAAGAGCCGGTCATTCGCGCGCAGCCACGCTGGCCGATCGCTGACTTGAGTTAG
- the rpsU gene encoding 30S ribosomal protein S21, with translation MPSVRVKDNEPFDVALRRFKRSCEKAGILAEVRKREYYEKPTSVRKREKAAAVKRAAKKVSRENARRIRLY, from the coding sequence ATGCCAAGCGTAAGAGTAAAAGATAACGAGCCTTTTGACGTTGCATTACGTCGCTTCAAGCGCTCATGCGAAAAAGCAGGTATTTTGGCGGAAGTTCGTAAGCGTGAATACTACGAGAAGCCAACATCTGTACGCAAGCGTGAAAAAGCAGCGGCAGTAAAGCGTGCAGCGAAAAAAGTATCTCGCGAAAACGCTCGTCGCATCCGCTTGTATTAA
- a CDS encoding GatB/YqeY domain-containing protein: MSALNDRIKEAMKDAMRAKEKARLSTIRLVLSAIKQVEVDTRTELDDTAILAILDKMVKQRRESIKQYEDAGRQELADVEQAEIEVLQEFLPKPLTDDEIADLIDQAISSTGAESIKDMGKVMGILKPQLQGRADMGQVSGKIKSRLG, from the coding sequence ATGTCTGCTCTCAATGATCGAATCAAAGAAGCCATGAAAGATGCCATGCGCGCCAAAGAAAAGGCTCGCCTGTCAACAATACGTTTAGTCCTGTCTGCTATTAAGCAAGTTGAAGTCGATACCCGTACTGAGCTAGACGACACCGCTATCCTTGCCATTTTAGATAAAATGGTTAAACAGCGTCGTGAGTCTATCAAGCAGTATGAAGATGCTGGCCGCCAAGAACTGGCCGACGTCGAACAAGCCGAAATAGAAGTTCTTCAAGAATTCCTTCCAAAGCCATTAACTGATGACGAAATTGCCGATCTTATCGATCAGGCCATCAGCAGCACTGGCGCAGAATCTATTAAAGACATGGGCAAAGTAATGGGCATTCTAAAGCCACAATTACAAGGCCGTGCCGACATGGGACAAGTCAGCGGAAAAATCAAAAGCCGTCTGGGATAA
- the dnaG gene encoding DNA primase: protein MGLIPQHFIHELLARVDIVDLIDSRVPLKKTGANYKACCPFHGEKTPSFTVSQDKQFYHCFGCGLHGNAIGFLMEYDRLEFPDAVEELAAMMGMEVPREETVSNKPKVDTSLYDLMEKVANYYQKQLKNNKAAIDYLKSRGLSGEIAKQFAIGYVPGEWRNLETVFPKLQQDKKLQQQLVDCGMLIRKDKSLYDRFRDRIMFPIKDKRGRVIAFGGRVMGQGEPKYLNSPETPIFHKSNELYGLYQARQANRKLSRLLIVEGYMDVVALAQFDINYAVATLGTATTSSHLQQLFRAARELVLCFDGDRAGRDAALRALEHGLSQMREGREIRLMFLPDGEDPDSMVRKVGKEQFEQMIGEATPLFEFILEHLSSQVDLGSVSGRGQLVHLAKPYLDKITDPIYHEFFSSALAEKANLSESKLAAIIEAPTQPQHPRKPEKSTPQSPKANKTLQLAITLLLQQPSLALAINNYGWLQTLPDKGSKLLHQLLEIIHKTPKINTSMLLEHWRDNTKLYDRLASLAMSEREERIQGNEQQELQDCINRLLLHARKIRVDYLQHKAAEQGLTNQEKSEYRQLLLLAKQSSNSNSANK, encoded by the coding sequence ATGGGCCTGATCCCGCAACACTTTATACACGAATTATTAGCTCGGGTTGATATTGTCGACCTGATTGATTCGCGTGTGCCTTTGAAAAAAACCGGGGCTAACTATAAAGCCTGCTGTCCTTTCCATGGCGAGAAAACCCCTTCTTTTACAGTCAGTCAGGACAAGCAGTTCTATCACTGTTTCGGTTGTGGCCTGCACGGTAATGCGATTGGTTTCTTGATGGAATATGACCGCCTGGAATTCCCCGATGCGGTGGAAGAACTGGCTGCCATGATGGGCATGGAAGTGCCGCGCGAAGAAACGGTGTCCAACAAACCTAAAGTCGACACATCGCTCTATGACCTGATGGAAAAAGTCGCCAATTACTACCAAAAGCAGCTAAAAAACAATAAAGCCGCGATAGACTACCTGAAAAGCCGTGGTTTAAGCGGTGAAATCGCCAAGCAGTTCGCTATTGGCTATGTGCCGGGGGAGTGGCGCAATCTGGAAACCGTGTTCCCCAAATTACAGCAGGATAAGAAGCTGCAGCAGCAATTGGTCGATTGCGGCATGCTGATCCGCAAAGATAAATCACTGTATGACCGCTTCCGCGATCGCATCATGTTCCCCATTAAAGATAAACGAGGTCGGGTGATTGCTTTTGGTGGCCGCGTCATGGGCCAGGGCGAACCCAAGTACCTCAATTCACCTGAAACCCCAATATTTCATAAGAGTAATGAACTCTATGGCTTGTATCAGGCACGCCAGGCCAATCGTAAGCTCAGTCGCTTGCTTATCGTCGAAGGCTATATGGATGTTGTAGCGCTTGCTCAATTCGACATTAATTATGCGGTCGCCACGCTGGGTACCGCCACCACCAGCAGTCACCTGCAACAGCTTTTCCGTGCGGCTCGCGAGCTGGTGCTGTGCTTCGATGGTGATAGAGCTGGCCGTGATGCCGCGCTACGCGCACTCGAGCATGGCCTGAGTCAAATGCGCGAAGGGCGTGAAATCCGCCTGATGTTCCTGCCCGATGGCGAAGATCCGGATTCGATGGTCCGCAAAGTAGGCAAAGAGCAATTTGAACAGATGATTGGTGAAGCTACGCCATTATTCGAGTTTATCCTCGAACACCTGTCTTCTCAGGTCGATTTGGGCTCCGTTTCGGGACGCGGGCAGCTGGTGCATCTGGCTAAACCCTATCTCGATAAAATCACAGACCCGATATATCACGAGTTTTTCAGCAGTGCTCTGGCCGAAAAAGCCAATCTATCCGAGAGCAAACTGGCCGCCATTATTGAGGCTCCAACTCAGCCACAACACCCGCGGAAACCGGAAAAAAGCACACCACAGAGCCCGAAAGCCAACAAAACGCTGCAACTGGCTATCACCCTGCTGCTACAACAGCCGAGCCTGGCATTAGCCATTAATAATTACGGTTGGCTGCAGACATTGCCCGATAAAGGCTCAAAACTTTTGCACCAATTACTTGAAATTATTCATAAAACCCCCAAGATCAATACAAGTATGCTGCTTGAGCACTGGCGCGACAATACCAAGCTGTATGATCGCCTGGCCAGCTTAGCCATGAGCGAGCGCGAAGAGCGCATCCAAGGTAATGAGCAGCAGGAACTACAAGATTGTATTAATCGCCTCTTATTGCACGCCCGTAAGATTCGGGTGGACTATTTGCAACATAAAGCGGCAGAACAAGGTCTAACCAATCAGGAAAAGTCCGAATACCGGCAATTACTATTGCTGGCCAAACAAAGCTCCAACAGTAATAGCGCCAATAAGTAG
- the rpoD gene encoding RNA polymerase sigma factor RpoD: protein MSENSQQSQLKLLIARGKEQGYLTYAEVNDHLPPDIVDPEQIEDIIRMINDMGIQVYETTPDADELLMNDESVTDEEAAEEAAAALASVDSEFGRTTDPVRMYMREMGSVELLTREGEIDIAKRIEEGIRQVLGAIANYPDTIRILLEEFALYQEEQVRLTEIVTGFSDGEEAEFVQEESEAAQIAASASEELDSDDDADDDDDDEEETEVDTGPDPEEAAARFAELKKQYDKTVKAVDKYGRTHKSTIKQLEAMKELFMQLRLAPRMFDFLVTNLRQKMDGIREQERYIMMLSVNGARMPRKTFISTFSGSETDPSWIEQHVTKKSKYSEPLAEHAEEILKAQRKLQIIEESCSLSVMEIKEANREMSIGEAKARRAKKEMVEANLRLVISIAKKYTNRGLQFLDLIQEGNIGLMKAVDKFEYRRGYKFSTYATWWIRQAITRSIADQARTIRIPVHMIETINKLNRISRQMLQEMGREPQPEELAERMEMPEDKIRKVLKIAKEPISMETPIGDDEDSHLGDFIEDSTIDSPVDAATGESLKEVTDEILAGLTAREAKVLRMRFGIDMNTDHTLEEVGKQFDVTRERIRQIEAKALRKLRHPSRSEKLRTYLDE from the coding sequence ATGTCAGAGAATTCGCAACAGTCACAGTTAAAGTTACTTATCGCTCGCGGTAAAGAGCAGGGTTACCTCACTTATGCCGAAGTGAATGACCACTTACCACCGGATATCGTTGATCCCGAGCAAATCGAAGACATTATTCGCATGATCAATGACATGGGCATTCAGGTTTATGAAACCACTCCTGATGCTGATGAGTTATTGATGAATGACGAATCGGTAACCGATGAAGAAGCCGCTGAAGAGGCTGCAGCTGCATTGGCCAGCGTAGACAGTGAATTCGGTCGTACCACTGACCCAGTTCGTATGTACATGCGTGAAATGGGTAGTGTTGAGCTACTGACTCGCGAAGGCGAGATTGATATCGCAAAACGCATCGAAGAAGGCATTCGCCAGGTTCTAGGCGCTATCGCCAACTATCCTGACACCATCCGAATTCTATTAGAAGAATTCGCGCTTTACCAAGAAGAACAAGTTCGCCTGACTGAAATCGTGACTGGCTTTTCTGACGGAGAAGAAGCAGAGTTTGTTCAGGAAGAGTCAGAAGCAGCCCAGATCGCAGCCAGTGCCAGCGAGGAATTGGACAGCGATGATGATGCTGACGACGATGACGACGACGAAGAAGAAACCGAAGTCGATACTGGCCCGGATCCAGAAGAAGCAGCTGCGCGTTTTGCCGAGTTGAAAAAGCAATACGACAAAACCGTTAAAGCAGTTGATAAGTACGGTCGCACACACAAATCAACCATCAAGCAGCTAGAAGCCATGAAAGAGTTGTTCATGCAACTTCGCCTGGCACCAAGAATGTTTGATTTTCTGGTTACTAACTTGCGCCAAAAAATGGACGGCATCCGTGAGCAAGAACGTTACATCATGATGTTGTCAGTTAACGGCGCTCGTATGCCGCGTAAAACCTTTATCTCAACCTTCTCAGGTTCAGAGACTGATCCAAGCTGGATCGAGCAACACGTTACAAAGAAAAGCAAATACTCAGAACCTTTGGCTGAACATGCCGAAGAAATTCTCAAAGCACAGCGCAAACTTCAAATAATTGAAGAAAGCTGTAGCTTAAGTGTGATGGAAATTAAAGAAGCTAACCGCGAAATGTCGATTGGTGAAGCTAAAGCCCGTCGCGCCAAGAAAGAAATGGTCGAGGCTAACCTACGTCTGGTTATCTCCATCGCCAAAAAATACACCAACCGTGGCCTACAGTTCCTCGATTTAATTCAGGAAGGTAACATCGGCTTGATGAAAGCAGTCGACAAGTTCGAATACCGTCGTGGTTATAAGTTCTCGACTTATGCAACCTGGTGGATTCGTCAGGCAATCACACGTTCGATTGCCGACCAGGCGCGCACCATCCGTATTCCGGTTCACATGATTGAGACCATCAATAAATTGAATCGTATTTCTCGTCAGATGCTACAGGAAATGGGCCGCGAGCCACAGCCTGAAGAATTGGCAGAACGCATGGAAATGCCAGAAGACAAAATCCGTAAAGTGCTTAAGATTGCCAAAGAGCCGATCTCAATGGAAACGCCGATTGGTGATGATGAAGATTCGCATTTAGGTGATTTTATCGAAGACAGCACTATCGACTCACCAGTAGACGCGGCAACAGGCGAAAGCTTGAAAGAAGTCACTGATGAAATTCTGGCTGGCCTAACGGCACGTGAAGCGAAAGTCTTGCGTATGCGTTTCGGTATCGACATGAACACTGACCACACTCTGGAAGAAGTCGGCAAACAGTTCGACGTCACCCGTGAGCGTATTCGTCAGATCGAAGCCAAGGCACTGCGTAAACTACGCCACCCAAGCCGTTCGGAAAAGCTTCGTACCTATCTTGATGAATAG
- a CDS encoding ChaB family protein, with amino-acid sequence MPYQSNDELPESVRNNLPKHAQDIYRKAFNSAWDEYKNPEDRRGNDSREEVAHKVAWSAVKNEYHKEEGEWVRDES; translated from the coding sequence ATGCCTTACCAATCAAATGACGAACTACCTGAAAGCGTCCGAAATAACCTGCCCAAGCATGCCCAGGATATTTACCGAAAAGCCTTTAACTCTGCTTGGGATGAATACAAGAATCCCGAGGACCGAAGAGGAAACGACAGTCGCGAAGAAGTTGCCCACAAAGTCGCCTGGTCCGCGGTAAAAAATGAATATCACAAGGAAGAGGGGGAATGGGTTAGGGACGAATCTTAG